The Ascaphus truei isolate aAscTru1 chromosome 14, aAscTru1.hap1, whole genome shotgun sequence genome segment AAGACTGATTATACCCTAATGTTTTAGGTCAATgagaaggcatttaaatgcccATTAACTAGTCAGCTGGATAGTTAACTAGAACTGCAATGCCAGCCAGCCAGCTTAAGGTGTTTCTGTACCCCGAGAGCACGTTTAGGGAAGGGAGATCAGCTGAAATATGGCTGGTAAGGATCTCCCCCCAGATAGTGTATCAAAACACATGGGTGTTTCTGTATTCATGTTTACTGGCTGGTGGGGCAGCTTTATGAATATAACTTGTATTGTAAATAACCAGCAAAAACAAGCACGCATGCAAATCAAAAAAGCAGCGACTCTGGCATGCTGGTCAGAAACGTGATAATCAATAACAGCACGATAGCCGGCGAAAGTAGATGACGTGTGCAGTTCTACTATGTTTTCTGTCTCCTCAGTGAAAAAAACTAGCAAAGTGCACAGTTTGGCTGATAGGCCACTCTTATTCACTGGGCCCGGTAGCGATAGACTTTGAGGTCCGCAAGTACGCATATCATAAAGGAGAATGAACATATGATGGCTTTTATAGGAGTAAACTAGACGTAATCCATCTGGTGGGTGCACGGTCACCTCTTGAGCGGGTGTTCAtccccagtaagtggccttaaTGAGTCCACAGGTTGGCAGAACTGTCACGCTAGTCAACTTAAAGTTGCCAGGAAAATGCTTAGAAGAAAGGCCCCGGCTGTACGGTCAGGCCTGTGGTTCAGTCTCCAGAAGAGGTTGAGCAGGCTGGAGGTGCCGACTCAGGCTGTCGGACTGGGCACCTGCCAAAGTCAGGTGGAGAAAGCTGGGAGTCAACTGTGTGGTTGGGCTTAGGCTGCCAAAAGGGGGGACTGAGGGCGGAGCATTCCTGAGTGGATTGGTGGAGGCCGGCCGGAATCGACTTGATAAGGGTCTCTAACTCTCCCCCCATACCACTTGCAGGACACACGGGGTCTTCTGCATAGATAGACTAGTGGCTGGCTGATAGTTTTTTTTAACGAaatgttaaaatacaataaagcTGTGAGCTAATTTTACTTCCAGAAAAAAAACTGTGTTTGTCTCCCTTTGTCAGGTATAATGGAAGGATAGGGTCATTAAGCGTTTATAGGAAGGAAGTCTCTGCCCCAAGGAACATTTCATTTAAAGAATAAAACACCATTTGAGAAGACTTTTGATACAAATTTATTTTTCTGTCTCTATTATAAAAGAAAACAATATGTAGAAAGGTATCACAAATGTACCAGCTCTTTACGGAACGAATTGTCTCAGTGCAGAAAGATGTGTTGTCGTGGAGCAGAACAACGCATTGTCGCAGTGCAGAACGACACGTTGTCACACATTCAGTTTTATTTCTTCTTATAAACTTGGTGACACACCTGATCTTCACACATCAGGTCCTAAAACAATCAAATACACCTGAATTAGAAAGATCCCATTTATTCGAGCTTGCCACGCAAGACAAACTGAGAAAAGGGGgcgtgcagagggggagaggtgcagagttagcacggggagaggggagaggtgcagtgttaggagaaggagagagtggaAGGGTTGCAGCATGCTGATACCAGTAATAATAGTATACTATAGTTATAGCTTTGTATAAACGCCAGGGACATTTTACAGCGAAATCTATAAACCCCATTTAGTGGGTGAGGCCAACGATGCGATCgtataattaaaatacaatatgTTTATGAGGGGAAAAGCTTCAGACTCTCAGATTGCCTTGTGCTGCatgcccctctggcagggaaagggttaataataaATGGCTATATGAACATATGTCCTATTAATCTGGGTAATTTCTTATATGTAAACCCCAAAAAAATCCTAGGGTGGCGCTTCCACACAGCCAATAGCAAAACTCTGTGAAAATGGAAAAATGCAGGTAACAATAACACATAAATAATTAGAATAGCGTGTATCAATAATACACATACATTCGCATGATGCGAATCCAATGCCTGTGTATTAATGGTGAACCCAGTGCATAGGAATGATAATAGTGACAATAACATAAAATCATACACTCCTCCACTCAACCCTTAAAGTAGAAACGGTCTCGGTAGTCTCTTCAAACGCAATCTtcggctgaggacccgctgcggtcggcggcCGCGTGCGCGTCACTCACCTGCCCATGACGtcctcccgagccggccccagtccctcctcactgcgaGGCTCACTCAGCGCAGtgatgcgtcagccgccaggggatgcaagaggattgtgatcccgagcggtgatgcgtcacgtggtgcgctggtgagcctatcagcaccgggggctggagctgtcagagcttcccccacctccaaaaggtaggaggggaagtgtgtgtgtgtatgtgtatatatatgtgtgtgtgttgtgtgtttcgCACAGctcgggggggggtgaggggggggaacgaCGACTTTGCAGCACCCGATCAATCTGCCCCCCTTGtctcacctccccacccctctcctcccgtacccccccccctcctccggacccacaacctcctccacccctctccccgggctcaatggccacgcccccctgggccaaaaaaaggttcactgcagaccgcagatcgcggtgcagtgacttgcatgCGATCCCCCGCTCCCCTTGGAAGATTATAATTTCTCATATGGCCAGACTGAGGGTGATTATCAatgaatatatagatatatatagcctCAGTAGAAAGTGGAATTATACGTTTCTAAATAAAAAAGTAGTGTTCTTTGTGTATGCACTGGGTTCTTTCGCCGTTCCGCTTTTCTTATATTAAAATGGTTCTCACCAGGTAGAGTTTGTCGCCCTCGATCCACTGCTTCCAGCCACGGttcttcttctcccccttctgcACACAGCTCAGTTTGTCCCCGTCCCAAGTCACTAAGGTCTACGACACGAATAAAACAAAGTGACGCTCAGTCCCAGAATCCatttcctctcccagaatcccttgcttgtTTACGTCctccctgtgcttctctctcccaAGTGACATCATTTGTCTGGAATTGAAAAGCTTCACCTGCTCATATCCTCCATGTTGTTCTATCCCTAGGCAGCAAGGATTTTTTAGAGGGGGCTTTTaagattcatttttttttgttgcatattACCAGCTACCAGATTTAAAATCTGACCAGGCTGACTCCCCTCTTCCAAGGAGACATTTTGATCTATTTAGGGCTTATGAAATATTGCGTCTCAGTTTGCATTGCTTTCTCCTACCAACCTGAACCCAGATAATGTTATTATGTCCTGTTCCCCCATAACAGGGATATTATGATATTTATAGGGCAACGAATTTATTAGGGATCAACAAGAAACCCAATGGTtatgggactaggcctgtgtctGGATACtgactgggggagagggagacattaTTTTTAAACCACATTTCTTTCACTAAAGTTAAATTATTTGTTATAATTTAGGTATAAATTGCATTTGTATTTGCTTAGGACTCCACCACCTTTTCCCCTACAAAAACACCACTGGTTATTAATCGTCGCCTGGTTCCAAGCCCGGAAATCAGGCGTTCTCGTACCTGCACCAACCGGTTATCGAGCCCCTTTGTCTTTTCCTCGAATTCCACGCCCACGGTGAAGTCGACTTCGTAGTTCCTGAACGTGCTGAGGGTCTTGGTCTTGAAGTTGTCTCCATCCTGGATGAGTATCTTGGTCTGTGTCAGATGAGCCGCGATCTTCCGTGTGGCGAAATCAATGTCTGACGAAAAAAGAGACGGCTGTCAGGCCCTGGAGCTAGTGACATGGGGACAGCTCTGCGGTCTTAAGTAGGGGTGGCACTGGCAGACAAGTGCAGCCAGCTCTGGGGTGCAATCCTCAATGCACATTTAGAGGCTTTAGGCATTTTATTAAACAACTTCAGTGTAGCCTGCAACTCATTGCatggtacatatatacacacgcacacatacttatcctgtactgtgtgtgtgtgtgtgtgtgtgtgtgtgtgtgtgtgtgtgtgtgtgtgtgtgtgtgtgtgtgtgtgtgtgtgtgtgtgtgtgtgtgtgtgtgtgtgtgtgtgtgtgtatgcatatccaaactctgtgtatatatacacacatacatatacatatacacatttttCCTCAGTGAAAAATGATAATATATCAATTCAGAGCAGAGTGCAtcagtgtgcagagcagagtgcatcagtgtgcagagcagagtgcatcagtgtgcagagcagagtgcatcagtgtgcagagcagagtgcatcagtgtgcagagcagagtgcaTCAGTGTGCAGAGCAGAATGGAtcagtgtgcagagcagagtgcatcagtgtgcagagcagagtgcaTCAGTGTGCAGAGCAGATTGCAtcagtgtgcagagcagagtgcaTCAGTGTGCAGAGCAAAGTTTCAGTGTGCAGAGCAAAGTTtcagtgtgcagagcagagtatcagtgtgcagagcagagtatcagtgtgcagagcagagtatcaGTGTGCGGAGCAGAGTGTATCAGTTTGTATCCGTGTGCAGAGCCCAGGACAATACCTAATGCCTTCATGTATCCATCGAAGTTTTCATTGGTCTCACTGACCCAGGTTCCATTGTAATCAGATGGCAtgatgtgacagagagaggggacgggagtgcagggcggcagcaaggagcaCACAGACTGCAGGAGACACTCCTAACTCCAATTTATAGCCTCCTGGTGATAAGGGTTTCTGTGATCCTGATAATAGGGTTTAAAAGTCACAGATTAGCTCACGGGACgttatctttattaataaagtccAGAGGGCAGGTCCAGGACAGCCTCAGACATGAACCCCATAAAGTGGATCTAGCTGTCCTGTCCCAATTGGACGTTCGGGATTTGGacgagagctgggggggggggggggggagggagatgggggggggagggagatggggggtggATACAATAAACTATGATACGGTGGAGTGAGACTCCAATAAGATGAGCACTATAAGTGACCGCAAAAACctgcacccccaaatacagcaccCGATGCACAAATTCACCAGAGATAGTGGATATATATTGTCAAAGCATTTATTAATTACAACATAACCAATACATAATTTAACATTTTACTTCCCCGGGGTCCCGCCTGTTTGCTCTGAacaccacacacaaaaaaactcaCAGGATACCCTTGGCTTGAACCCCAAATAGCCACTGCCACCCAATGACACTGTAAAATATACATTACTTGAGAAGTCACTCCCATAACGGCCGCAATAGCCTAGCATGGCACCGCCTCCCCCATTACCACACCACAAGAGGTCCACCGACCTCCACTAAAAAAGCCAAACCGGTATGGTCACCAGGCCAAACATAACACCTCCACGCTTGCGACGATAATGACAATCTGCACACCAGAATACTAACACTACTTGAACCACTTAACCAACTGGAAGCATACCACCAGACCAATAACCCTCCAAAATGATACCCAAACACACCAAGGACTGGGCTTTTTCCACGTGGGTTTCTGAAAAGAGGCCAGAACCAGGTAAGAgttacaatatatacatatactagccACCCCCTTCACTGACAAGCCTAACACCTCATATCCTGCCTAACCTCCAACCCCCATTAACTCTTAACAACCCTTCAGAGGTGAGCctcagcatatagtcatgctgTCCCTCCACTAAAGTCAGTATGGGACTTTCTTGACTCTTCCCAACCTTGAACAAACACACTGACATGAGAGTTAGTAGATATATAAAGTAAAGACAGGAATTCAGAGCGACAGCACACCGCCTGAACCGAACCGGAAGTAGCATGGGAACCCATGTTAGTAGAAAAATATAAAGTTCCTTTAATTAGACATATACAAAATAGTGGTCCAAGTAAAAAAAATCTCCCACGCGTCTCGCACATATGTGACGCTTTCTTAGGGATTAGCATATGTGGAGTCTTACCAAATACATAAACTATACATTTGCCATATACAAAATATGTTTATAGATGATCAATCTTAAATCTTAATAAACCCATGACTAAACATAATTAAAGCCACGATGCAATATAgagaaatataaatgtataaataattGGTAAGGTGTACCACATTATaaagctgcattgaatctcaaccaccccagtgtacatctgcgttgccccaaaggcggacagccgaTGGggatccccaagagctgctcccctctgcacaggaccagcatgctaagggttaacatttgcttgtactttgaggaacgtcaaccccccccccccccccactggaatgttaatgagccaaccACCCCAGTGGTtgtcccaaaggcggacagcctttggcacagccaaaaggtgtgagccatttgctgatgttaaagctgctctatttcaatctgaaactcacaagcccgttatcccctgtacccaattttccaactctatctgtccattaaatatctgtgaattgactgtataaccctgtagttttaatgtaaccatgtattttttataattatgtgcccaggacatactggaaaacgagaggtaactctcaatgtattacttcctggtaaaacatttttataaataaatccacTTACTATGCAGATATTCACTGATAATAGATAAAACCCCGCTATTCAGAGTCACCCCCTGTAAGAGACCTGTGCAGAGGTGTACTCAGGGAGACCGATATGGGGGAAAtgaaacatggctttatttagcctgtcacTTTATAGCAGTTTAAGGTAAAAcataaat includes the following:
- the RBP2 gene encoding retinol-binding protein 2, with amino-acid sequence MPSDYNGTWVSETNENFDGYMKALDIDFATRKIAAHLTQTKILIQDGDNFKTKTLSTFRNYEVDFTVGVEFEEKTKGLDNRLVQTLVTWDGDKLSCVQKGEKKNRGWKQWIEGDKLYLDLMCEDQVCHQVYKKK